In Papaver somniferum cultivar HN1 unplaced genomic scaffold, ASM357369v1 unplaced-scaffold_114, whole genome shotgun sequence, a genomic segment contains:
- the LOC113328717 gene encoding probable nucleolar protein 5-2 — MEMMRSIVRRLIGIFSSGPAVQDSTPNKSLDVSQRMDGPTEKVDAKFIEAVRLFDELDKMVSKYGTTVWNLYDDHFPELANIVSDNVMYAKVVKLMGNRTNAATLDFSKILSEELGTKLKEAAAVSIGCELNELDLININGLCDQVLSLSESRDQLYEDLKTKMNTIAPNLTALAGDLVGARLIAHAGGTLNLVTQPGSTIQVYGAEKAFRRARKRNDATPKYGNIIYNSPLISKAVPKFKGKMARTLAAKIALAIRYDVLGDPQDNTMGLETRNKLEERLRSLEGRSGRAMPRPIEVGFFASVSTLLL, encoded by the exons ATGGAGATGATGAGGTCTATCGTAAGGCGGTTGATAGGAATTTTTTCATCGGGGCCTGCTGTTCAAGATTCAACTCCTAATAAGAGTTTGGATGTGTCTCAGAGGATGGATGGACCTACGGAAAAG GTGGATGCCAAGTTCATCGAGGCTGTACGTTTATTCGATGAGCTTGACAAAATGGTTAGTAAGTATGGAACGACGGTGTGGAATTTGTACGATGATCACTTTCCAGAGCTTGCAAACATTGTATCAGACAATGTCATGTATGCCAAAGTAGTGAAGTTGATGGGAAACCGAACAaatgctgcaactcttgattttagTAAG ATCCTATCTGAAGAGCTTGGGACTAAATTGAAAGAGGCAGCAGCGGTATCCATTGGATGTGAGCTCAATGAACTTGATCTCATAAATATCAATGGGCTCTGTGACCAAGTGTTGTCTCTTTCCGAGTCTAGGGATCAGCTCTATGAAGACTTGAAAACGAAAATGAACACCATTGCTCCAAATCTTACTGCTCTTGCTGGCGATCTTGTTGGAGCACGACTCATTGCTCATGCTGGTGGCACGCTGAACCTTGTTACACAACCTGGAAGCACAATTCAGGTATACGGTGCAGAGAAGGCATTCCGCAGAGCTCGAAAGAGAAACGATGCTACACCCAAATACGGGAATATCATTTATAACTCTCCTTTGATTAGTAAAGCTGTCCCTAAATTCAAGGGAAAGATGGCTAGAACTCTGGCAGCCAAGATTGCATTGGCCATCAGATATGATGTTTTGGGAGACCCTCAAGATAACACCATGGGTCTGGAGACTCGTAACAAG CTTGAAGAAAGGTTGAGAAGTCTCGAGGGTAGATCGGGTAGAGCGATGCCTCGTCCTATAGAGGTTGGATTTTTTGCCTCAGTTTCTACTTTATTACTTTAG